From one Streptomyces sp. NBC_01478 genomic stretch:
- a CDS encoding cysteine desulfurase/sulfurtransferase TusA family protein, with protein MSYFDAASSAPLHPVARQALLASLDEGWADPARLYREGRKARLLLDAAREAAAEAVGCRPDELVFTGSGTRAVHSGIAGALAGRRRVGRHLIVSAVEHSSVLHSAEALVAEGGSSTEVPVDRTGAVSVAAYADSLRSDTALACLQSANHEVGTVQPVAEVAEACRAVGVPLLVDAAQSLGWGPVEGAWSLLTASAHKWGGPAGVGLLVVRKGVRFAAQQPADERELGRSPGFENIPAVVAAAASLRAVRAEAAQEAVRLRELTERIRTRVPRLVPGVDVVGDPVRRLPGIVTFSCLYVDGETLLHELDRAGFSVSSGSSCTSSTLTPSHVLKAMGVLSEGNVRVSLPRGAVEEDVERFLAVLPGAVAGAREKLGAEVPMTVVEKEDDSLVVDALGKRCPIPVIELAKVIGDVPIGGTIRVLSDDEAARLDIPAWCEMRGQEYVGEEEGPAYVVRRAS; from the coding sequence GTGTCCTACTTTGATGCCGCATCCTCCGCTCCGCTCCATCCCGTCGCCCGGCAGGCGCTGTTGGCGTCCCTGGACGAAGGGTGGGCGGACCCCGCCAGGTTGTACAGGGAGGGGCGTAAGGCGCGCCTGCTGCTGGACGCCGCTCGTGAAGCTGCTGCCGAAGCCGTCGGGTGCCGACCCGACGAATTGGTGTTCACGGGCTCCGGAACTCGAGCCGTGCACAGCGGTATCGCGGGAGCGCTGGCGGGGCGGCGGCGCGTCGGGCGTCACCTGATCGTGTCAGCGGTTGAACACTCTTCCGTGCTCCATTCGGCCGAGGCGCTGGTCGCGGAGGGCGGTTCGTCCACCGAGGTGCCCGTGGACCGTACGGGGGCGGTGAGCGTGGCGGCGTACGCGGATTCCCTCCGGTCGGACACCGCGCTGGCCTGCCTCCAGTCGGCCAACCACGAGGTGGGGACCGTGCAGCCGGTCGCCGAGGTGGCCGAGGCGTGCCGGGCGGTCGGGGTGCCGTTGCTGGTCGACGCGGCGCAGTCGCTGGGGTGGGGGCCGGTCGAGGGCGCCTGGTCGCTGCTCACGGCCAGCGCGCACAAGTGGGGCGGCCCGGCCGGGGTCGGGCTGCTGGTGGTGCGGAAGGGCGTGCGCTTCGCGGCTCAACAGCCCGCCGACGAAAGGGAGTTGGGCAGGTCCCCCGGCTTCGAGAACATCCCCGCCGTCGTGGCCGCGGCCGCCTCGCTCCGCGCGGTGCGTGCGGAAGCGGCCCAGGAGGCGGTACGGCTACGGGAACTGACGGAGCGGATCCGGACGCGGGTGCCGCGGCTGGTGCCGGGGGTGGATGTGGTCGGCGATCCGGTGCGCCGGCTGCCCGGGATCGTCACCTTCTCCTGTCTCTATGTCGATGGAGAGACCCTCCTGCACGAACTGGACCGCGCCGGTTTCTCCGTCTCCTCCGGCTCCTCCTGCACGAGCAGCACACTGACGCCCAGCCATGTGCTGAAGGCGATGGGCGTGCTGAGTGAGGGGAATGTGCGGGTGTCGTTGCCGCGGGGAGCGGTGGAGGAGGACGTCGAGCGTTTTCTCGCCGTGCTGCCGGGGGCGGTGGCGGGGGCGCGGGAGAAGTTGGGGGCGGAGGTGCCGATGACGGTCGTGGAAAAGGAGGACGACTCCCTCGTCGTGGACGCCCTCGGCAAGCGCTGCCCGATCCCGGTGATCGAGCTCGCCAAGGTCATCGGCGATGTCCCGATCGGCGGCACGATCCGGGTCCTGTCGGATGACGAGGCCGCGCGGCTGGACATCCCGGCGTGGTGCGAGATGCGGGGCCAGGAGTACGTGGGCGAGGAGGAGGGCCCGGCGTACGTGGTACGCCGGGCAAGTTGA
- the ctaD gene encoding aa3-type cytochrome oxidase subunit I, with protein sequence MSILNEPQGAAAAESHYADELPVRRKQPGNVVIKWLTTTDHKTIGTLYLVTSFAFFLIGGVMALLMRAELARPGLQIMSNEQFNQAFTMHGTIMLLMFATPLFAGFTNWIMPLQIGAPDVAFPRLNMFAYWLYLFGSTIAVGGFLTPQGAADFGWFAYSPLSDAVRSPGIGADMWIMGLAFSGFGTILGAVNFITTIICMRAPGMTMFRMPIFVWNVLLTAVLVLLAFPVLAAALFALEADRKFGAHVFDSANGGALLWQHLFWFFGHPEVYIIALPFFGIISEVIPVFSRKPMFGYMGLIAATISIAGLSVTVWAHHMYVTGGVLLPFFSFMTFLIAVPTGVKFFNWIGTMWKGSLSFETPMLWATGFLITFTFGGLTGVILASPPMDFHVSDSYFVVAHFHYVVFGTVVFAMFSGFHFWWPKMTGKMLDERLGKITFWTLFIGFHGTFLVQHWLGAEGMPRRYADYLAQDGFTALNTVSTISSFLLGLSILPFLYNVWKTAKYGKKVEVDDPWGYGRSLEWATSCPPPRHNFLTLPRIRSESPAFDLHHPEIAALDQLENAHHADKALAGGKEAGK encoded by the coding sequence GTGAGCATCCTCAACGAACCTCAGGGTGCCGCGGCGGCAGAGTCCCACTACGCGGACGAGCTGCCGGTAAGGCGCAAGCAACCCGGTAACGTCGTGATCAAGTGGCTCACCACCACCGACCACAAGACGATCGGCACGCTGTATCTGGTCACGTCGTTCGCGTTCTTCCTGATCGGCGGCGTCATGGCGCTGCTGATGCGTGCCGAGCTCGCCCGGCCGGGTCTGCAGATCATGTCGAACGAGCAGTTCAACCAGGCGTTCACGATGCACGGCACGATCATGCTGCTGATGTTCGCGACGCCGCTGTTCGCCGGTTTCACGAACTGGATCATGCCGCTGCAGATCGGCGCGCCCGACGTGGCGTTCCCGCGGCTGAACATGTTCGCCTACTGGCTCTACCTGTTCGGCTCGACGATCGCGGTGGGCGGCTTCCTCACCCCGCAGGGCGCGGCCGACTTCGGCTGGTTCGCGTACAGCCCGCTGTCGGACGCGGTCCGCTCGCCGGGCATCGGCGCCGACATGTGGATCATGGGTCTGGCCTTCTCCGGCTTCGGCACGATCCTCGGCGCGGTCAACTTCATCACCACGATCATCTGCATGCGCGCACCGGGCATGACGATGTTCCGCATGCCGATCTTCGTGTGGAACGTGCTGCTGACCGCCGTCCTCGTTCTGCTGGCCTTCCCGGTCCTCGCCGCCGCGCTGTTCGCGCTGGAGGCGGATCGGAAATTCGGGGCACATGTCTTCGACTCGGCCAACGGCGGGGCATTGCTGTGGCAACACCTCTTCTGGTTCTTCGGCCATCCAGAGGTGTACATCATCGCCCTGCCGTTCTTCGGCATCATCTCCGAGGTCATCCCGGTCTTCTCCCGCAAGCCGATGTTCGGCTACATGGGCCTGATCGCCGCGACCATCTCCATCGCGGGTCTCTCCGTGACCGTGTGGGCCCACCACATGTACGTCACCGGCGGAGTCTTGCTCCCGTTCTTCTCCTTCATGACGTTCCTCATCGCCGTGCCAACAGGCGTGAAGTTCTTCAACTGGATCGGAACGATGTGGAAGGGGTCCCTGTCCTTCGAGACCCCGATGCTCTGGGCCACCGGCTTCCTGATCACCTTCACCTTCGGTGGTCTGACCGGTGTCATCCTGGCCTCGCCGCCGATGGACTTCCACGTCTCGGACTCGTACTTCGTCGTCGCCCACTTCCACTACGTGGTCTTCGGCACGGTCGTCTTCGCGATGTTCTCCGGCTTCCACTTCTGGTGGCCGAAGATGACCGGCAAGATGCTCGACGAGCGCCTCGGCAAGATCACCTTCTGGACGCTGTTCATCGGCTTCCACGGCACCTTCCTGGTCCAGCACTGGCTGGGTGCCGAGGGCATGCCCCGTCGCTACGCCGACTACCTGGCGCAGGACGGCTTCACCGCCCTGAACACGGTCTCGACGATCAGCTCCTTCCTGCTCGGCCTGTCGATCCTGCCGTTCCTCTACAACGTGTGGAAGACGGCCAAGTACGGCAAGAAGGTCGAGGTCGACGACCCGTGGGGCTACGGCCGTTCGCTGGAGTGGGCGACCTCGTGCCCGCCCCCGCGGCACAACTTCCTCACTCTCCCGCGCATCCGCAGCGAATCCCCGGCGTTCGACCTGCACCACCCGGAGATCGCCGCGCTCGACCAGCTCGAGAACGCGCACCACGCTGACAAGGCCCTCGCCGGCGGCAAGGAGGCGGGCAAGTGA
- a CDS encoding cytochrome c oxidase subunit 4, with product MKVQGRMFMWLAVFVLVMAVVYGVWSKEAAGTTALFMAFGLCIMVGFYLGFTARRIDTLAQDNKEADVADEAGEVGFFSPHSWQPLTLGIGGALAFLSIAIGWWLLYFSAPVIMIGLWGWVFEYYRGESRTQ from the coding sequence GTGAAGGTCCAGGGCAGGATGTTCATGTGGCTGGCCGTCTTCGTGCTGGTCATGGCGGTCGTCTACGGCGTCTGGTCCAAGGAGGCGGCCGGTACCACGGCCCTCTTCATGGCCTTCGGCCTGTGCATCATGGTCGGCTTCTACCTGGGCTTCACCGCCCGGCGGATCGACACCCTCGCACAGGACAACAAGGAAGCCGACGTCGCGGACGAGGCCGGCGAGGTGGGCTTCTTCAGCCCGCACAGTTGGCAGCCGCTCACGCTCGGCATCGGTGGCGCGCTGGCCTTCCTGTCGATCGCGATCGGCTGGTGGCTGCTGTACTTCTCCGCGCCGGTCATCATGATCGGCCTGTGGGGCTGGGTCTTCGAGTACTACCGCGGTGAGAGCCGCACCCAGTAG
- the ctaC gene encoding aa3-type cytochrome oxidase subunit II, producing the protein MSPNGSDRSPRRPMRRKLLQAMTAGLVLATATGCTSKDFPRLGFPTPTTEEGPRILSLWQGSWAAALAVGVLVWALIMWSVMFHRRSRTKVEIPPQTRYNMPIEALYTVVPLIIVSVLFYFTARDETKLLSLDKKPDVTVNVVGFQWSWGFNYIENVDGVSGDATTDKNLAAIPDRFKKEFPANAGGVYDVGTPASKNPQTGNPGPTLWLPKGETVRFVLTSRDVIHDFWVVPFLMKMDVVPGHTNAFQVTPNKEGTYLGKCAELCGVDHSRMLFNVKVVSPERYQQHLKDLAKKGQTGYIPAGIAQTSHEKNRETNNL; encoded by the coding sequence GTGAGTCCCAACGGCTCCGACCGCTCGCCGCGGCGCCCGATGCGGCGGAAGCTGCTGCAGGCAATGACTGCGGGCCTGGTCCTGGCGACCGCGACCGGTTGCACATCCAAGGACTTCCCTCGCCTTGGTTTCCCCACCCCGACCACGGAAGAGGGTCCGCGGATCCTCTCCCTGTGGCAGGGATCCTGGGCTGCCGCGCTCGCGGTCGGCGTCCTGGTGTGGGCCCTGATCATGTGGAGCGTCATGTTCCACAGGCGCAGCCGCACCAAGGTCGAGATCCCCCCGCAGACCCGGTACAACATGCCCATCGAGGCGCTGTACACGGTGGTCCCGCTCATCATCGTCTCGGTGCTGTTCTACTTCACGGCTCGCGATGAGACGAAGCTCCTGAGCCTCGACAAGAAGCCCGATGTGACGGTCAACGTCGTGGGCTTCCAGTGGAGCTGGGGCTTCAACTACATCGAGAACGTCGACGGTGTCAGTGGTGACGCGACGACCGACAAGAACCTGGCCGCCATCCCGGACCGGTTCAAGAAGGAATTCCCGGCGAACGCCGGCGGTGTCTACGACGTCGGTACGCCCGCCTCGAAGAACCCGCAGACCGGCAACCCGGGTCCGACCCTCTGGCTCCCCAAGGGCGAGACGGTCCGCTTCGTCCTCACCTCACGTGACGTCATCCACGACTTCTGGGTGGTGCCGTTCCTGATGAAGATGGACGTCGTCCCGGGCCACACCAACGCCTTCCAGGTGACTCCCAACAAGGAGGGCACCTACCTCGGCAAGTGCGCCGAGCTCTGCGGCGTCGACCACTCCCGGATGCTGTTCAACGTGAAGGTCGTCTCGCCGGAGCGCTACCAGCAGCACCTCAAGGACCTTGCCAAGAAGGGGCAGACCGGTTACATCCCCGCTGGCATCGCGCAGACGAGCCACGAGAAGAACCGGGAGACGAACAACCTGTGA